In Papaver somniferum cultivar HN1 chromosome 1, ASM357369v1, whole genome shotgun sequence, a genomic segment contains:
- the LOC113304170 gene encoding uncharacterized protein LOC113304170 codes for MSEYCNHTLYQFFRAKALKLEAKLRHREEELSTDESLIYAKDKEIQDLKNILKGKEQLGAKKEQFRLDLALTRSELEEARKGSSSNSLITLRGNLLEATEHASSLAEKVEQLEGDLSQARSSHDPEVTNYIHQIVQESDDARAEAHALSNTLIASRADVAHMVESERNLEMNMYRLNKGIEKMNDKVNHLRHKDSMKQVELDESRYTLSNLQLDYKKISDEFDFLAEGRNAVVYDLETSSARVRELEGQLVAANAKIEKAQSSLVQQESQTSYYKGLAGSRDEAAKEAAKKVPS; via the exons ATGAGTGAGTATTGCAACCATACTCTGTACCAGTTTTTCAGGGCAAAGGCCCTTAAGCTTGAGGCCAAACTTCGTCATCGAGAAGAGGAATTGAGCACCGATGAGTCTCTCATCTATGCTAAAGATAAAGAGATTcaggatttgaagaatatattgaAAGGGAAAGAGCAACTGGGCGCTAAGAAAGAGCAGTTTCGACTGGATTTGGCCCTCACTCGCAGCGAGTTGGAGGAAGCTCGTAAGGGCTCTTCGTCT AATAGTCTTATCACCCTTCGTGGGAATCTTCTTGAGGCAACTGAACATGCCTCTAGCTTGGCGGAAAAGGTAGAGCAGTTAGAAGGGGATCTAAGTCAAGCTCGCTCTTCTCATGATCCTGAGGTTACCAATTATATACATCAGATCGTTCAAGAGAGTGACGATGCTAGGGCCGAAGCCCATGCCCTTAGCAATACCTTGATTGCTTCTCGAGCAGACGTTGCTCATATGgttgagtctgagaggaatctcgagATGAATATGTATAGGCTTAATAAAGGGATAGAAAAAATGAATGATAAAGTTAATCACCTTCGTCACAAGGATTctatgaagcaggtagagttagatGAGAGTCGATATACTCTCTCAAATCTTCagttggattataagaaaatatcCGATGAGTTCGATTTTCTCGCTGAAGGCCGCAACGCTGTTGTTTATGATTTAGAGACATCTTCGGCTAGAGTCAGAG agctcgagggacagcttgTCGCTGCAAATGCAAAgattgaaaaggctcaatcttccctaGTGCAGCAGGAGAGCCAGACATCGTATTACAAAGGTTTAGCTGGGTCTCGTGATGAGGCGGCAAAGGAAGCAGCTAAGAAAGTGCCCAGTTGA